A window from Kwoniella newhampshirensis strain CBS 13917 chromosome 3, whole genome shotgun sequence encodes these proteins:
- a CDS encoding beta-1,2-xylosyltransferase 1 produces the protein MALNLPFPSPFAIPIPRRFVILILSGSILVLFLHTFAPSTLPPVLTPNLPHHEPDASYFSPSKWLPPILNPNTPSRPVEFDEDGQCLFLSPFDALSPAEKLRAEQLYLEEVSAGIVKSRAPPGEGSDADPDFDDEFSALSNETRKMPTGMTHPILGLLRDGEVKWNAKLAQQSKTLEQAVEVYKEKWGRAPPKGFDDWWLFATQNNVLLPDEYDSIMDSLLPFYGLPIATLKERLEEAETIQETFTLIIHDGKVELQWNDDYSRDTWWASRPRADSQINLMEPFIKHLPAFRATFTIHDQPSILLDHSRQEELLTAARQGKVSNHPNEVDRFEQVWSKACAKDSPLNKGEEELPAADTFISSHGAAMDICQHPSYMENHGMLLEVKDANTHPKPHTKLYPILVPSKTMLNGDIPVTPIGKDGRRDDVGPDPEWSRKSGKLYWRGLATGLNHNKKEGAKWRQSHRERLHFLANDKTDDYTEVLSPVGSTGEAELSRLPAREMGQYYMDVKLAGGNWQCDWDDGTCDEMEKEIDFAGKDSAERSNDFKYVFDTDGNAWSSRFPRLMAANNVVIKATVFPEWNTKSLPEWYAYVPSKMDYSDLFSIMSFFRGTPSGRGGHDEVARRIALNGQCWVERTWRREDLQIYMFRLYLEYARLMSPDRDNGKMDFVLSHRAAVPVAADVGPPVIEE, from the exons ATGGCGCTTaatctccccttcccctcccctTTCGCCATCCCTATACCTCGACGGTTCGTGATATTGATCTTGTCAGGgtccatcctcgtcctcttcttacATACCTTTGCACCATCGACATTACCGCCTGTCCTCACACCCAATCTACCACATCATGAACCGGACGCATCCTACTTCTCCCCTTCAAAATGGTTACCACCCATACTCAACCCCAACACACCTTCGAGACCCGTCGAattcgacgaggacggtCAATGTCTCTTCCTGTCACCCTTCGACGCACTGTCACCAGCGGAGAAGCTGAGAGCGGAACAGCTGTATTTGGAAGAGGTCTCTGCTGGGATAGTGAAGAGCAGAGCGCCTCCAGGAGAGGGGAGTGATGCGGATCCGGAtttcgacgacgagttCTCAGCGTTGAGCAACGAGACGAGAAAGATGCCAACGGGAATGACACATCCTATCTTGGGCTTGTTGAGAGACGGAGAGGTCAAGTGGAATGCAAAGTTAGCACAGCAAAGTAAAACGCTCGAACAGGCCGTCGAGGTCTACAAGGAGAAGTGGGGCAGAGCGCCTCCGAAGGGTTTCGATGACTG GTGGCTCTTCGCAACGCAGAACAATGTTCTTCTACCGGACGAATATGACTC CATCATGgactcccttcttcccttctaCGGTCTGCCAATAGCAACCCTCAAAGAACGACtggaagaagcggagaCAATTCAAGAGACCTTCACCCTCATCATTCATGACGGCAAAGTTGAGCTGCAGTGGAACGACGACTACTCTCGAGACACATGGTGGGCCAGTAGACCAAGAGCGGACAGTCAGATCAACTTAATGGAGCCATTCATCAAACACCTTCCAGCATTCAG AGCCACTTTCACTATACACGACCAGCCGTCAATTCTCCTGGACCACTCTAGGCAAGAAGAACTCCTCACGGCCGCACGACAGGGCAAGGTCTCGAATCACCCTAACGAGGTGGACAGGTTTGAGCAAGTCTGGTCAAAAGCATGCGCAAAGGATAGTCCCTTGAACaagggcgaggaggaatTAC CCGCTGCCGATACCTTCATCAGCTCCCACGGCGCTGCAATGGACATTTGTCAACATCCCTCCTATATGGAGAACCACGGCATGCTCCTGGAAGTCAAGGATGCCAACACTCACCCCAAGCCGCACACCAAGCTATACCCTATCCTGGTGCCTTCCAAGACTATGCTCAACGGAGATATCCCGGTCACACCGATTGGCAAGGATGGTAGACGAGACGACGTGGGACCTGATCCAGAATGGAGTCGGAAGAGTGGTAAACTATATTGG CGTGGTCTCGCTACCGGTCTCAACCacaacaagaaggagggtgCCAAATGGCGTCAATCACATCGAGAGCGTCTTCACTTCCTCGCGAACGACAAAACCGACGATTACACTGAAGTGCTCTCGCCGGTAGGCTCGACTGGAGAAGCCGAGCTTTCGAGATTGCCGGCTCGTGAGATGGGCCAGTACTATATGGATGTTAAACTCGCGGGAGGGAATTGGCAGTGTGACTGGGATGACGGAACatgtgatgagatggagaaggagatcgacTTTGCTGGAAAGGACAGTGCCGAAAGGAGCAACGACTTCAAATACGTTTTCGAT ACTGATGGAAACGCTTGGAGTTCACGATTCCCTCGATTGATGGCTGCTAACAA CGTTGTCATCAAAGCGACAGTATTCCCGGAGTGGA ACACAAAATCGCTTCCCGAGTGGTATGCTTATGTCCCATCCAAAATGGACTACTCAGACCTGTTCTCCATCATGTCTTT CTTCCGCGGAACACCATCTGGTAGAGGAGGACACGATGAAGTAGCACGTAGAATAGCGCTTAACGGTCAATGTTGGGTGGAAAGAA CatggcgaagagaagatctcCAAATATACATGTTCAGACTATATCTTGAGTATGCGCGATTGATGAGCCCAGATAGAGATAATGgaaagatg GACTTTGTACTTTCTCATCGAGCCGCAGTACCGGTAGCGGCCGATGTTGGACCTCCCGTGATAGAAGAGtga